A stretch of DNA from Gemmatimonadota bacterium:
ACCCATCCCGCGACGGGACGCCGGACAACGGAAGGCTCGGTTGAAGTGCGCGGTCATGCGTGGGCAGGCGAGGGGCGCGTCGACGCGGTGGACCTGTCGAGCGACTTCGGGGCGACCTGGATGCCCGCGACGCTGGATGATCCGGTGAACGCCTACGCCTGGCAGAACTGGCGGTCCGCAGTGTCGTTCCCGCGGGAAGGGTATTACGAAGTCTGGGCCAGGGCGACGGATTCGCATGGCGTCAGCCAGCCCCACGCCATCGCGTGGAATCCCGGCGGCTACCTGAATAACGCCATGCACCGTATTGCTGTTTACATGGAGTAAACCCGACCTGCTGGAGTTTTATCTCACATTGCAAAGGGGGTATGTTGCGTGCATAAGGTTCAGGGATTCGGCGGGTTCTTCTTTCGGGCAGAGGATCCGGAAGGACTTACGAAATGGTACCATGATCACCTTGGCATCGATCCTGCTCCAACGAACATGGAGATGGCGCCCTGGGTGACCGAGTCCGGGGTCACGGTATTCTCACCATTCAACGCTGACACGGATTACTTCGCAACCGACAAGACATTCATGCTGAATTTCCGCGTAGCCGATCTGGACGCGATGATCAAACAGTTGAAGTCTGCGGATATCGAGGTCAGCCACGAAAACGAGATGGAGGGCATCGGTCGGTTCGCCCGTATCCACGACCCCGAAGGAAACGCGATCGAGCTTTGGGAACCCGCTTCGTGAGAATCGAACCTATGACAGTTGCAGGTGGATTAGAGTGCTGGGAGATGCGTATAAATGACTACAGAGGTACAACACGTCGGAAGCGACTTCGATGACTATCTGAATGTAGAAGGACTGACTCAAGAGGTAGAACGAGTCGCGATCAAGCGAGTGGTTGCTTATCAGGTGGGGCAATACATGTTGAATCAGGGACTGACCAAGACGGAAATGGCCCGGCGAATGCACACGAGTCGCGCCTCACTGGATCGCCTGCTGGATCCGGAAAACAGTTCGGTTACGTTGCAAACTCTCGAACGGGCGGCCCGTGCGCTTGGGAGACGTCTGCATATCGCCCTGGTTTGACGATGATCCCGATCTGCTACACGTTGTCCACCGCAGGCCGCGGCAGATCCGCCCAGTGGCCCGTGGGATCGGATCCTTTGACGATCACGCCTTCCTTGTTCCAGTTGAGTTCGGCGCGAACGGCGGCGGCGCAGAACCTGAGCGTCAGCCCGCAACGGCGGCGGTCCGACGAATTCAGGCCCGACCCGTGCAGCAGTAGGTCGCTGTGCAGCGAGATCTCTCCCGCCTTGAGTTCGATATCCACCTCGGTGCCGTACTCCCCGACCTCTTTCACCGTCTGGTTGAGCACGTTATTCTCGGCTTCTTCGCTCATGTGATAGGTAAGGTGCCCGAAGTGGTGCGATCCGGCCACGAAACGCATGCAGGCGTTGCCCGTGTCCGCGTCGTCGATGGCCAGCCAGGCGGTGACCGTCTTTGACGGCGAGAGGGGCCAGAAGCTGGCGTCCTGGTGCCAGTTGTCCTCCGCAGGGATTCCCAGCACGTCGGTTCTGTACGGCGTACCGTCGATGATTT
This window harbors:
- a CDS encoding phytanoyl-CoA dioxygenase family protein, producing IIDGTPYRTDVLGIPAEDNWHQDASFWPLSPSKTVTAWLAIDDADTGNACMRFVAGSHHFGHLTYHMSEEAENNVLNQTVKEVGEYGTEVDIELKAGEISLHSDLLLHGSGLNSSDRRRCGLTLRFCAAAVRAELNWNKEGVIVKGSDPTGHWADLPRPAVDNV
- a CDS encoding VOC family protein translates to MHKVQGFGGFFFRAEDPEGLTKWYHDHLGIDPAPTNMEMAPWVTESGVTVFSPFNADTDYFATDKTFMLNFRVADLDAMIKQLKSADIEVSHENEMEGIGRFARIHDPEGNAIELWEPAS
- a CDS encoding helix-turn-helix transcriptional regulator, which gives rise to MTTEVQHVGSDFDDYLNVEGLTQEVERVAIKRVVAYQVGQYMLNQGLTKTEMARRMHTSRASLDRLLDPENSSVTLQTLERAARALGRRLHIALV